A single genomic interval of Rosistilla ulvae harbors:
- the dnaB gene encoding replicative DNA helicase produces the protein MIAEGNDDKFKGSRRDKKKPKSTASEILQRQPPFDLEAEMGVLGSILLLPECLDDLATLLRPDDFYDDANRILFTQLQEMHDMGEKIDVTLLVSRLKKAKQYDLMGGPAYLGRLSTSVANAAHAVYYAKIVNEKAIYRKLIESSTDILRDAYDQTQEARELVASAEQKVFAIMDGKQSNSVNSISDILHQAMDRIDARLRGEHTDGGCDTLYTDFDAMTGGLHNGELAILAARPSMGKTAFAMNIAENVSMQLRYPVLFLSLEMSGIELADRMLCSISRVSGHKLRNGTISSEERERLVEKANEIHSAPLFVDDSPSRTVSEIAAAGRRIKRRDGALGLIVIDYLQLIEPDNSRDPRQEQVAKIARRLKGMARELEVPVLCLSQLNRQSEEGKDHRPKLSHLRESGAIEQDADIVMFVHREEYYHRGEDKEQYAGQAEIIIAKQRNGPVGDVELTWEGAFTRFHNKAPERHSEFDQYAEFSGPTDY, from the coding sequence GTGATTGCAGAAGGCAACGACGACAAATTCAAAGGTTCACGCCGCGACAAGAAGAAGCCCAAGTCGACAGCTAGCGAAATTCTGCAACGCCAGCCTCCATTCGACTTGGAAGCCGAGATGGGCGTGTTGGGGAGTATTCTCCTGCTGCCGGAATGCTTGGATGACCTGGCGACGCTGCTGCGTCCCGACGATTTCTACGACGATGCCAACCGGATCCTGTTCACCCAGTTGCAAGAGATGCACGACATGGGTGAGAAGATCGACGTGACGCTGTTAGTCAGTCGGTTGAAGAAGGCGAAGCAATACGATCTGATGGGCGGACCGGCCTATCTTGGACGGCTTAGTACATCGGTCGCCAATGCGGCTCACGCGGTCTATTACGCGAAGATCGTTAACGAGAAGGCGATCTACCGCAAGCTGATCGAATCGAGCACCGACATTCTGCGCGACGCCTACGATCAAACGCAGGAAGCTCGCGAATTGGTCGCCAGTGCGGAACAGAAGGTGTTTGCCATCATGGACGGCAAACAATCCAATTCGGTCAACAGCATCAGCGATATTTTGCACCAGGCGATGGACCGGATCGACGCCCGTCTGCGAGGCGAGCACACCGATGGCGGTTGCGATACGCTGTACACCGATTTCGATGCGATGACCGGCGGCTTGCACAACGGTGAATTGGCGATTCTTGCGGCTCGGCCTTCGATGGGTAAGACCGCGTTTGCGATGAACATCGCCGAAAACGTTTCGATGCAGCTCCGCTACCCCGTCTTGTTCCTGAGTTTGGAAATGTCGGGGATCGAGTTGGCCGATCGTATGTTGTGTTCGATCTCCCGAGTCAGCGGTCACAAGCTGCGAAACGGTACGATCAGCAGCGAGGAGCGCGAACGCTTGGTGGAAAAGGCGAACGAGATCCACTCCGCGCCACTATTCGTCGACGATTCGCCTAGCCGAACGGTCAGCGAAATCGCCGCGGCGGGGCGGCGTATTAAACGTCGCGACGGCGCGTTGGGATTGATCGTGATCGATTACCTGCAGTTGATCGAGCCCGATAACTCGCGCGATCCGCGGCAGGAGCAGGTTGCGAAAATCGCGCGGCGTCTGAAAGGTATGGCTCGTGAATTGGAAGTCCCCGTGTTGTGCCTGTCGCAGTTGAATCGGCAGTCCGAAGAGGGCAAAGATCACCGGCCAAAGCTGAGCCATCTGCGGGAATCGGGGGCGATCGAGCAGGATGCGGATATCGTGATGTTTGTGCATCGCGAAGAGTATTACCATCGCGGCGAAGACAAGGAACAATACGCAGGCCAGGCGGAGATCATCATCGCCAAGCAGCGTAACGGACCTGTCGGCGATGTCGAATTGACCTGGGAAGGAGCGTTCACTCGCTTCCACAACAAGGCTCCCGAACGGCACAGCGAATTCGATCAGTACGCCGAATTCAGCGGACCGACCGATTATTGA
- a CDS encoding glycosyltransferase family 4 protein, giving the protein MKRFQVLIVTRRYWPHCDDASSRLTAFVSGLRRQGCYPTVLTPRYQATWPAEFQHREIPVLRPLAAPRGEWSMARYVRNLGKWLREQLPRFDLVYCDMMREEAAAVVETARQVGVPSVVRCGTLMGTQDIVWQASLRARRNTFVRSFAADAVIAPRASCQQALLVAGAKAATIVRIADGIGDPIRRTPESCKAARLTLGNMNHDLMVPVDGKVILCMNRLSPEGGVLTLASALWPLLEAQPDLRLWMIGDGPWRQKLFNDLKHNGVGQAAFLPGNFDHVEELMQAADMFVLPSAASGAESFWPAAIAAALPTAVVDCADTRAFAMAAFSELHSFPADSTDKMREAVQNVLDDLPIAAAGAQRMRSQLSAAASFSDTIRRHVQLFERLAGNSSAKNVSGATG; this is encoded by the coding sequence ATGAAACGATTCCAAGTGCTGATCGTCACTCGACGCTACTGGCCGCATTGCGATGATGCCAGCAGTCGCTTGACCGCGTTTGTCAGCGGCCTTCGCCGCCAAGGATGTTACCCGACCGTCTTAACGCCACGCTATCAAGCGACTTGGCCGGCGGAGTTCCAACATCGCGAGATACCGGTGCTGCGTCCGTTGGCTGCGCCGCGAGGCGAATGGTCGATGGCTCGTTATGTTCGGAACTTGGGGAAGTGGTTGCGAGAGCAATTGCCGCGGTTCGATCTCGTCTATTGCGACATGATGCGGGAAGAGGCGGCAGCGGTCGTCGAGACCGCCCGACAAGTCGGCGTGCCAAGCGTCGTCCGCTGTGGAACGTTGATGGGGACTCAAGATATCGTCTGGCAAGCGTCGCTGCGTGCGCGGCGGAACACGTTTGTCCGCAGCTTTGCCGCCGACGCCGTGATCGCTCCCCGCGCCTCGTGCCAGCAAGCGTTATTGGTCGCCGGAGCCAAAGCGGCAACGATCGTGCGGATCGCCGACGGCATTGGCGATCCGATCCGTCGCACTCCCGAATCGTGTAAAGCAGCGCGTCTGACGCTCGGCAATATGAATCACGACCTGATGGTGCCGGTCGATGGCAAAGTCATTCTGTGCATGAATCGGCTGTCGCCCGAAGGAGGCGTTTTGACCTTGGCGTCGGCCCTTTGGCCGCTGTTGGAGGCTCAGCCCGACCTGCGGTTGTGGATGATCGGCGACGGACCGTGGCGTCAGAAACTTTTTAACGACTTAAAACATAACGGCGTCGGCCAAGCGGCGTTTCTGCCGGGCAACTTTGATCATGTGGAAGAATTAATGCAAGCTGCGGATATGTTTGTGCTGCCATCGGCGGCTAGCGGAGCGGAGTCGTTTTGGCCGGCGGCGATTGCCGCGGCGCTCCCCACCGCCGTGGTCGATTGCGCCGATACGCGAGCCTTCGCGATGGCAGCGTTTTCGGAACTACACAGCTTTCCAGCCGATTCGACCGACAAGATGCGGGAAGCGGTCCAAAACGTCTTGGACGATCTACCGATAGCTGCCGCGGGAGCCCAGCGGATGCGGAGCCAGTTGTCCGCGGCGGCGTCGTTCTCCGATACGATCCGCCGACATGTCCAGTTATTTGAACGCTTGGCGGGGAATTCCTCCGCCAAAAATGTGAGTGGAGCAACGGGATGA
- the hpt gene encoding hypoxanthine phosphoribosyltransferase: MKTLLDEQQLERGVSELAQRINDHYGSRPLTVVAVMTGSLILLADLIRRLNMPIRVGVVQASSYRGGTRSGELLVNAAMLINIRDREVLLIDDIFDTGRTLERLLEDMRQMGAQDVKSAVLLQKNRQHDVQVRPDFVAFEIPDEFVVGYGLDYEDMYRNLPYLGVLEQADLDRHHALHGPAIDR, encoded by the coding sequence ATGAAGACATTGCTTGACGAACAACAGTTGGAGCGCGGTGTCAGCGAATTGGCTCAACGGATCAACGATCACTACGGCTCGCGGCCGCTGACGGTTGTCGCGGTCATGACGGGCAGCTTGATTCTGCTGGCCGATCTGATTCGCCGGTTGAACATGCCCATCCGGGTGGGCGTTGTCCAAGCCAGCAGCTACCGCGGCGGCACCCGCAGCGGCGAACTGTTGGTCAACGCGGCGATGTTGATCAACATCCGCGACCGCGAGGTGCTGTTGATCGACGACATCTTCGACACCGGCCGCACGCTGGAACGATTATTGGAAGACATGCGACAGATGGGTGCCCAGGACGTCAAAAGTGCGGTGCTGTTGCAGAAGAATCGCCAGCACGACGTGCAAGTCCGCCCCGATTTTGTCGCCTTTGAAATCCCCGACGAATTTGTCGTCGGATACGGATTGGATTACGAGGACATGTATCGCAACCTGCCTTATTTGGGCGTGTTGGAACAAGCCGATCTCGACCGCCACCACGCGTTGCACGGACCGGCCATCGATCGATGA
- a CDS encoding glycosyltransferase, which translates to MTQRICHIIPTLVRGGAEKQLALLASGLPRDRFDVHVVVLTHDGPLRANLEAAGIEVTVVGKRFKADPSAYFRLKRTLKKLSPDLVHTWLFAANSYGRAAARSLGVRRIVAGERCVDQWKTTRHFVIDRALAKRTDAIVTNSSGVRDFYAAHGIEPDLFRVIPNGIPPRTASTITREEACQRLGIDPKRRLIVAVGRLWPQKRLRDLIWAAQLMESARNDSTFVIIGDGPQMGELQRFRDSVTTGQAVTFAGARDDVAELLPHFDLFWIGSGYEGQSNALIEAMQAGLPVVASDIPGNRDLIENGVTGMLAPVGESAEFAKHAYQLMFTDTERAARLGQAGQERIASDFTVAQMIDRHVDLYSELLDQ; encoded by the coding sequence ATGACCCAACGGATTTGCCATATCATCCCGACCTTGGTTCGCGGCGGTGCCGAGAAGCAACTGGCTCTTTTGGCCAGCGGTTTGCCGCGCGATCGCTTCGACGTGCACGTCGTCGTGTTAACGCACGATGGTCCGCTGCGAGCGAACTTGGAAGCTGCGGGGATCGAAGTCACGGTGGTCGGCAAGCGATTTAAAGCCGATCCGTCGGCCTACTTTCGCTTGAAGCGAACGCTCAAGAAACTCTCTCCCGATCTGGTCCACACGTGGCTGTTCGCAGCAAACTCTTACGGACGCGCGGCCGCTCGCAGCTTGGGCGTCCGGCGAATCGTTGCCGGTGAACGCTGCGTCGATCAATGGAAGACAACACGTCACTTTGTTATCGATCGCGCGTTGGCCAAACGGACCGACGCGATCGTCACCAACAGCAGCGGAGTCCGCGATTTTTATGCCGCTCACGGAATCGAGCCCGATCTGTTTCGAGTGATCCCCAACGGGATTCCGCCTCGCACAGCGAGCACGATCACGCGGGAAGAGGCCTGCCAGCGTCTGGGCATCGATCCTAAACGCCGCCTGATCGTTGCCGTCGGCCGGCTGTGGCCTCAGAAACGACTTCGCGATCTGATCTGGGCAGCTCAGCTGATGGAGTCGGCTCGCAACGATTCGACCTTTGTCATCATCGGCGATGGGCCTCAGATGGGCGAACTGCAGCGGTTCCGCGATTCGGTTACGACCGGGCAAGCTGTCACGTTTGCGGGGGCACGCGACGACGTCGCCGAACTGCTTCCGCACTTCGATCTGTTCTGGATCGGCAGCGGTTACGAAGGGCAGAGCAACGCGTTGATCGAAGCGATGCAGGCCGGACTGCCGGTCGTGGCGTCGGACATTCCAGGCAACCGCGATCTGATCGAAAACGGCGTCACGGGGATGCTAGCCCCGGTAGGCGAGTCGGCGGAATTCGCCAAACACGCCTACCAGTTAATGTTCACCGACACCGAACGCGCGGCCCGACTGGGGCAGGCCGGGCAGGAACGGATCGCTAGCGACTTCACCGTCGCCCAGATGATCGACCGGCACGTCGATCTGTACAGCGAACTGCTGGATCAATAA
- a CDS encoding DUF72 domain-containing protein, which translates to MSPLYRLGCPLWACPDWQGSLYKPGAPAAQWLSQYSRVFRTVEEPISRDGKVDLRKVKRWCRSTPDDFRFVLPFPRSVTDDAMLQGELLDLDPFLDLLSVLQDHDRLGPSRLQLPPAFDGPKLPVLEHFLESMPVEFPIAVEAQHPDFFADAPAGRKLHRLLKRLRLDRSIVAEWDPDDPVTEAAANESRRIRFPEQVRCDATGPMPMLRLCGARLDQLLVPTWLDVWADVVAEWIVKKKRPYVFIDVENVSDGPVIAEMFHERVQALLPEVAAMPRWPGRGLAVQLQLF; encoded by the coding sequence GTGAGCCCACTCTATCGACTCGGATGTCCGCTGTGGGCCTGCCCGGATTGGCAAGGCAGCCTCTACAAACCTGGCGCTCCCGCTGCGCAGTGGTTGAGTCAATACAGCCGCGTCTTCAGAACCGTCGAAGAACCGATCAGCCGCGATGGCAAAGTCGATCTGCGAAAAGTGAAGCGTTGGTGCCGATCGACGCCCGACGATTTCCGGTTTGTCTTGCCCTTCCCACGCAGCGTCACCGACGACGCGATGCTGCAAGGGGAACTGTTGGATCTCGATCCGTTTTTGGATCTCTTAAGCGTGTTGCAAGATCACGATCGCTTGGGCCCTTCGCGCCTGCAGTTGCCGCCGGCGTTCGACGGCCCGAAGCTACCGGTGTTGGAACATTTTCTCGAGTCGATGCCGGTCGAATTTCCGATCGCGGTGGAGGCGCAGCATCCCGACTTCTTCGCCGACGCTCCGGCGGGTCGCAAGTTGCATCGGTTGCTGAAACGGCTGCGTCTGGATCGGTCGATCGTGGCGGAGTGGGATCCGGACGACCCGGTCACGGAGGCCGCGGCCAACGAATCGCGGCGGATCCGCTTTCCCGAACAAGTTCGCTGCGATGCGACCGGCCCGATGCCGATGTTACGACTTTGCGGTGCCAGGTTGGATCAGCTTTTGGTCCCGACTTGGCTCGACGTTTGGGCCGATGTCGTCGCCGAATGGATCGTGAAAAAGAAGCGACCCTACGTGTTCATCGACGTCGAAAATGTGAGCGACGGACCGGTGATCGCAGAGATGTTTCACGAGCGGGTGCAAGCTCTGTTGCCCGAGGTGGCGGCGATGCCTCGATGGCCCGGCCGCGGGCTGGCGGTGCAGTTGCAGCTTTTCTAA
- a CDS encoding Gfo/Idh/MocA family protein, with product MSKPDRTKKTVSTDATRSDSSRRKFMQSSSLLLAGGAVAGGLSVARAAHSFGSDTIRVGLIGCGGRGTGAVTQALSTVDGEVRLTAMGDLFEDRMQTAFRTIKSKHPDRVDVTRDTRFVGFDAYQKVLQADVDVVILATPPGFRPLHFEAAVDAGKHVFMEKPVATDAPGVRRVLAANAIAKHNGLAVSVGLQRHHEARYRQCVAQLHAGMIGDVIMSRAYWNGSGIWVRPRQQNDTELQYQCRNWYYFNWLCGDHITEQHVHNLDVINWVMDGFPVEAQGQGGRQVRTGEDTGQIFDHHFVEYTYDGGAKLISQCRHMKGCWNSVGEYVHGTRGYAIVNKAEIYDHQDNLIWKSDAAVEQGKGWQQQHHDLFAALRRGESPNEADYGAHSTMTAIMGRMATYGGKVVRWDDAIHSDIALADFDSLRSWDDVPPVLPADDGSYPVAVPGKTIVV from the coding sequence ATGTCGAAACCCGATCGCACAAAGAAAACAGTCTCCACCGACGCCACGCGTTCGGATTCATCGCGACGGAAGTTCATGCAAAGCTCCAGCCTGTTGTTGGCCGGCGGTGCGGTTGCGGGCGGGCTGAGCGTGGCTCGGGCGGCGCACAGTTTCGGCAGCGACACGATCCGCGTCGGGTTGATCGGATGTGGCGGACGCGGAACTGGCGCGGTGACTCAGGCATTGAGCACCGTCGATGGCGAAGTCCGTTTGACGGCGATGGGAGATCTGTTCGAAGACCGCATGCAGACAGCGTTTCGGACGATCAAGAGCAAGCATCCCGACCGCGTCGATGTCACCCGCGACACGCGGTTCGTCGGTTTTGACGCCTATCAAAAAGTGCTGCAAGCCGATGTCGACGTCGTGATCTTGGCGACCCCTCCCGGTTTCCGCCCCTTGCATTTCGAAGCGGCCGTCGACGCCGGGAAACATGTCTTCATGGAGAAACCGGTTGCGACCGATGCTCCCGGCGTGCGACGTGTGCTGGCGGCCAACGCAATCGCAAAACACAACGGTCTGGCGGTCAGCGTCGGGCTGCAACGCCACCACGAAGCCCGCTATCGCCAGTGCGTTGCTCAACTGCACGCCGGCATGATCGGCGACGTGATCATGTCCCGCGCCTACTGGAACGGATCGGGAATTTGGGTCCGTCCGCGGCAGCAAAACGATACCGAACTGCAGTACCAGTGTCGCAACTGGTACTACTTCAACTGGCTCTGCGGCGATCACATCACCGAACAGCACGTCCACAATCTCGACGTGATCAACTGGGTGATGGACGGTTTCCCGGTGGAAGCTCAAGGCCAAGGCGGCCGCCAAGTGCGGACCGGCGAGGACACCGGGCAGATCTTCGATCACCACTTTGTCGAATACACCTACGACGGCGGGGCGAAGCTGATCAGCCAATGCCGGCACATGAAAGGCTGTTGGAACAGCGTCGGCGAATACGTTCACGGCACCCGCGGCTACGCGATCGTCAACAAAGCCGAAATCTACGATCACCAAGACAATCTGATCTGGAAGAGCGATGCGGCGGTCGAACAGGGAAAGGGTTGGCAGCAACAGCATCACGATCTGTTCGCCGCGCTGCGACGGGGCGAATCGCCGAACGAAGCCGATTATGGTGCGCACAGCACGATGACCGCGATCATGGGGCGAATGGCCACCTACGGCGGCAAAGTCGTTCGCTGGGACGATGCGATTCACAGCGACATCGCCTTGGCCGATTTCGATTCCTTGCGATCGTGGGACGATGTTCCGCCGGTCCTGCCTGCCGACGACGGCTCGTATCCCGTCGCGGTGCCGGGTAAAACCATCGTCGTCTGA
- a CDS encoding sulfatase family protein has product MIRSTVRCLFLALCFSPCIVNAADARPNVIVFIADDVSWNDFGCYGNPQARTPNIDRLAAGGLRLDQAYLTASSCSPSRASMITGRYPHNNGPASELHLPIAANLPWFPERLRDAGYYTALSGKNHMSVGKLEPGQSARPKAFDLIDRGRNKNNGGGHANWVRIAKDRPRDKPFFFWYAAYDAHRAWDGDRQWDAKKYGPRHTPESVRVPKFLVDDLPTRQDLASYYNEVTRFDYFVGEVVQELAEQKVLDNTLILVLADNGRPFPRAKTRLHDSGMKTALVAHWPATIKPGEVSDSLVSAIDIAPTVLSVAGAEIPETVQGVSMLPLFSDPSATIRRYAFSEHNWHDFEAHGRSIRDGRFLFIQNNRPQFPWQGPADSVNSPSHEQLRLQRDGNKLTAAQQDVFTAPRPAEELYLVDADPDQLNNLIDDKRYAADADRLRKLLDEWSVATGDTVPDQISSDSFDRETGDRLPIAKNAFRGTPAGTQRNATTVNNPGPR; this is encoded by the coding sequence ATGATTCGTTCGACCGTGCGTTGCTTATTCCTTGCTCTTTGCTTCTCGCCTTGTATTGTCAACGCTGCCGACGCGCGGCCCAATGTGATCGTCTTCATCGCCGACGACGTCAGTTGGAACGATTTCGGCTGCTATGGAAATCCGCAAGCTCGCACGCCGAACATCGATCGCTTGGCTGCCGGCGGGCTGCGGTTGGATCAAGCCTATCTGACCGCCAGCAGTTGCAGCCCGTCGCGGGCGAGCATGATCACCGGACGCTATCCGCACAACAACGGCCCGGCGTCGGAACTTCATCTGCCGATCGCTGCCAATCTCCCTTGGTTCCCCGAACGGCTCCGCGACGCAGGCTATTACACCGCGTTGTCGGGCAAAAATCACATGTCGGTCGGGAAGTTGGAACCGGGCCAATCGGCACGTCCCAAAGCATTCGATTTGATCGATCGAGGACGCAACAAAAATAACGGCGGCGGCCATGCGAACTGGGTTCGAATCGCCAAGGATCGCCCGCGCGACAAACCTTTCTTCTTCTGGTACGCAGCGTACGACGCCCATCGCGCTTGGGATGGGGACAGGCAATGGGATGCCAAAAAATACGGTCCCCGTCACACGCCTGAGAGCGTTCGCGTTCCAAAGTTTCTCGTCGACGATCTGCCGACACGCCAGGATCTCGCATCTTATTACAACGAGGTGACGCGGTTCGATTATTTCGTCGGCGAAGTGGTGCAGGAGTTGGCCGAGCAAAAGGTGTTGGATAACACGTTGATTCTGGTGTTGGCCGACAATGGTCGCCCCTTCCCACGCGCCAAAACGCGGCTGCACGATTCGGGGATGAAGACTGCGCTTGTCGCCCATTGGCCCGCGACGATCAAACCGGGAGAGGTCAGCGACAGTCTGGTCAGCGCGATCGACATCGCGCCGACGGTATTGAGCGTTGCGGGAGCCGAGATTCCCGAAACGGTGCAAGGTGTCAGCATGTTGCCCCTGTTTTCCGACCCGTCGGCGACGATCCGACGATACGCCTTCTCCGAACACAACTGGCACGATTTCGAAGCCCACGGCCGCAGCATCCGGGACGGACGCTTTTTGTTTATTCAAAACAACCGCCCACAGTTTCCTTGGCAAGGCCCCGCCGATTCGGTTAACTCCCCATCGCACGAACAACTGCGTTTGCAACGCGACGGCAACAAACTGACCGCCGCACAACAGGATGTCTTCACCGCACCGCGACCCGCCGAAGAGTTGTATCTTGTCGACGCGGATCCCGATCAGCTGAACAACTTGATCGACGACAAGCGTTACGCTGCGGATGCCGACCGATTGCGCAAGCTGTTGGACGAGTGGTCGGTCGCGACGGGGGATACGGTTCCCGATCAGATCTCGTCCGATTCGTTTGATCGCGAAACGGGAGATCGTCTGCCGATCGCAAAGAACGCTTTTCGTGGAACGCCTGCCGGGACCCAGCGGAATGCGACAACGGTCAACAACCCAGGTCCAAGGTAA